GCGAGCGAGAAAAGAGGGGAGAGGCAGGCCGGGCTAGAAGAGGTGGGCCAAAAATAAGGGGTGCTGGCCTGGTTGAGGTTTTGTCCTTTTCTATTTATTTGGGATTgaatttgagttcaaatttgaaattccaaacttcaaatttgaaaaatttGAGGTATAGACTTTAAAAGAGATATAGCATGGGATTTTCCTGAAGTAAAGGGAGTAGTTAGTTCAAACATATGCATATGTGTTCATGAAAAACTATATTTCGATGCATAATTCAAATGCAAGGCTCTATGGTTTAAGTTGCTAGATAAATTTTAAGGAAAATTGGGATGTTACACTCCGCGTCCGCCACCTCCGTCGGGCAGCCTACCGCCGCTAGCCTTCCCTTTAAGGCCGCCGGTGAGGTCCCAACCCCCAAAATCTGGAACCCCTGACCCCCGAACTCCTAACCCTATCGGAGCTCGCCAAACCTCATTGGAGTTAACCAAGCATCACCGGAGGTGGGGAAGATGGGTtcaacaggaagaagagaaatTCGAGTGTCAGGGGGCTCCAAAATGCTCGAGTATAGTTTagctttccctttttcttttgccAAGTTTAGTTCTGAATCGGTCCATCTTTTGTTTACTGGCTCTCTACACCTGTAGCACTAACTATTTGGCACACAACTAACTTCAAGAGGAGATGGTTTCCAAATGGTGAAATAAAGCAGTGGGAGGCAGATATTTCATGCCAGTGGAGTGGCATCCTGGCGTGGAATGTCTGACGGTGCACCATGCAAAGATCAAAAGATGTGGGTACTGTGTAGTGGTTTCCGCCTGCCCTATTTTGAGTCTTTCACTCTTTTGACAGAGAGGTAGCAGAGGAAAACAGATTAGCATCCTCTGCTCCCTTGTGTCCGGGTAGGATGCTCCCCAGCACAGTTTTCTGCAATGTTTATAATATATTTTACACACCACAAGATTTACTTAATTTTTCAAGTGGTTTTTGCTAGTGACCAATGACCATTTTctattattattttctttttctcaagtaGTCAATACATTTAAAGAAGTGTCTCGGTATCAACCAATTGAAATTTAGTTTTTCTATCAATCAACGTCTATAACTGTTGGATCTTGATCCAACAGTCCATCTGGTCCTAACTctctcctttctctttcttcatcctcccttcatctTCCACACGCGGCATCTCCCGACGCCAGGcatgccgcccccgccgcccccacctcccCCCGGCTACGCCGGCCTTCGCCACCTCTGCCACCACCGTCCTCCACTTCCCGACGCTAACCCGTCGGGCCAGAtgctcccgccgcctccgccgcccaccacTGGGGTTCCTCAACCGCGCGGCTCCGGCAGCACCCTCGCCGCTTCCGCTCCCCCGCCATCTctcccacctccaccgccggccggcaaGCCTCGCGGAGCCCCCTCTAGTACCGCAAGCCATAGGTAACCTCCAACCCTGAATCCTCCAAATTTCCGAAACCCATTCTTTTTCTAGTAgagattttggtgattgatggaTAAGCAAGATTTCAATCGATTGACGAGGAGTAAATCTCTAATCTAAAAGTAGTTTTCGTATATACACTAACCTAATAATCAAACGACGTCTAATTCATCTTCCACGTGTGCCATGACATACGAGTACACGCCACAAGAAGAAGGCTTATACATGAAGCGATTATGCGAAGCAAGGTGCGGCCGTTAGGAACTGCCACCGTCGTAGGTGGTGGCGAGGAGGGTCATGTCGTATCTCACGTAGCTGGTGTAGCCAAAGGAGACGGTGCCTCCGGGCGCGATGGAGCCGCCGTCGATGAGGAGGCAGTTGCCGTGGCCGACTTCGACGATCACGTCGGTGTCGACGGGCCGGACGGTGCGGAAGTTGTACCCGCACATGAGGTGGATGCCGGACACCGCGTCACCGCCGCGGTTGGCCACCTCCACGGCGAACCTCTTGGCCCCGTTGGACTGGCGGTGCCCCTCGTCCTGGGTGACCACGACGTCCCGCATGGCGTCTCACTGGTGGCGCCGGGCGGCGAAGGCCGGCCGCACGAGCAGGATCGAGGCCACCACCAGGAccgtggccatggccatggttgCTGTCGCCGTAACCATGTCGAGCTGCTTGCGGAAAGACTACGACGACGATGCCGGGTGGTGGATGCGTGTCTGGTGTGACTGTGTCCCGTCTTGAATACAGTGGCGGGCGCAGGATCTGGagtatgggtattcaaaattggagatggcaagaaattttttttgacagaataaattatagttttataatacagaattaagtggtagcatcattgattaataaaattgatcacaaattGAAATTGTCtagctactaatgatcaacatatcaaactggcaacatgtgaaataaaaaGAGGCTAAAACAGcaaaatggtaacaaagattacaacttacaagctatAGGACAACTTTCTGTTCTACAATGCTTTGAAAATGAGCGATGATGTCCTTGGAATAACACTAGTTGCATTTGGCTTTCATTGCAAGATTGATTAACATTCTCCGGTTCAGGTTGtctcttctttgcagcagccctcgccatgaaaatcctcaaatcagtagcggcactacccttcctcttcctggTTCAAACCTAAAAGTTACACAATTTCAAGTTATCGGATATTTacaatttcacattgaactaaattcatgagcatccacattttgcaagttgatgtgctatcccaatttgacaaacaattgaaaattCTCACCTCAATTTCACAAACAATCAGGAATAGCAGCTCacaaaatcctcaaatcagtagATAGTAGGGGCCTTGGGGGCTTGGGGCCGGCTGTCGCCGCGTGCCCGCATCGGCCGACTGGACTTGCATAGGGTGGAGCCGGCGAGTCGTGGCGCCGAAGCTTGGCGCGCCCAGCCGCCCACGGCGGCCAGTAGCGCGttgcgcgtccgccgccgccggcccgtcggccgccgcggcgccgccgctccggctCCGCGCCACGCaggccgcccgccaccgcttACCGCCGCCTAGTAGCGCGCAGgtcgcctgccgccgccgacccgtcGGCCGCCGACCCGTCGGCCGCCGACCCGTCGGCCGCCGACCCGTCAGCCGCCGCGGCGTCACCGCTCCGGCTCCACGCGACCGCGCCGCGCAGGCGCCAACCACACAGTCGCAcaggccgtccgccgccgcttACCGCCGGGCGCCCTCCCAGTCCCAGCCCGCCAGCCGTCGAGCGTCGCCACCGCCGatccgccgctgctgccgccggacgccgcctagGGTTCGAGCACGCTGGCCGTGGTGCGTGATTCTGGCGTGTGCGTGCTCAcgcgtgggggtggggggaaATTGAGTGGCCGGATGGGCCGGATGGGCCAGTTGGGCCAGTCGAGGGAGAACGAGGTTGGCTTCCGGTGGGCCTTTTTGAGTGAAATGTCTATGCTAGCTtctgtatttttgtttttttcatacatatatCTAAAATACACTAtgtatatgaatttttttttcaaaaataatgggtattcaattgtATACCATTGAATCTAAGTGGGCCCACCACTGCTTGAATATATGGACGCAGGTGGTggagggcggtggcggagatggtTTGGAAGCAGGCCCGTACATCATGCATGGCAAGTGGGCCGACCGCACCGGGCCTCCAAAATTTTGGGGCCCCCATGTGTACGTGAGTACGTGACCTACTGACCTGTCAATCTCTCTCTGGTGGCCTCTATTCCTGCCTGCATGCGAGTATGCGACCAGGCCTGCATGGCTCCATGCAACTTTTTGTGTTTTTAGCCTGGGCCCTAGAGATTGGAGAATCTGTTGCCGTGTTGCCGGACCAGGACCGTCCGATCCGAATCATCCGATACTGATTAGCAGCCTAGTAGGCctggcctgccgctgccgcctgccgattattctaatttctaaatcTAATCGCtagagcgccgccggccgctgcaaTCTCGCCGAGTCACCGAGCTGCATGCGAAATTGCGCTGCCGCAATCAAGCCTGCATGCAGCGACTCCACCTGCCTCTGACCATCTGACGGCAGGTCTTCTCCACAACGGCACAACAGAACTACAAAAGGCAAAAGCTACCGCCAGGTAATGTAATGCTAGGTGACCGGCTCTATGATTTGTGTGCAATTGGGTCAATGATTTGTTAAATGTTAATTTAGCTTTGTTGCTTTGTAATTCATGAAACAGGGAGTCCtatttatttatcattataTCATATCTTCTAGAAATAGAAAATATGAGGCAGGTAATGAAAAGCGCAAGAAGAAACAAAGGCTTGAACAATTTGCTCGGACTCAAAAGGGTGCTCTTGATAGATTTGTTGTTAAGAACTGTCAAACTAGTGCACAAGATGAAACTCCTGAGGCACATAGTGATGGAAATCACGGTGATAACACAGACAACGTTGAAGCTCACACTTTAGGAACTGAATCAGTGCAAGTTAATCCCAACAATGCGGATGGTGTTGATGCTACCCTCGATGGATCAGCTAGTATTGAAAGTGACAATGATTTGAGGGTTCCTTTTCAGCCTAACATATTTGATCCAAGATATTGGGATGGACTAGATCAAAAATAGGTTGATATTTTGGTCCAAAAGGGTCCTAAAAGGGACTTGTCTATTCAGAAAGGTCCTTAAGATAGGTTATCAAGGAGGTTTTCTGCAGCATTATATACTAGAATTTTATCAAATGGGGAAACTTGTGATAGAGAATGGCTGGTATATTCCAAAGAGCTTGATAGAGTATTCTGTTTTTGTTGCAAGTTATTAAGAAAGGGGCATTTAAGGAGTCAGCTAGCAAATGAAGGTCTATGAAGGTATGAGTGATTGGTCACATGTTGGCACTCGACTTAAAGATCATGAAACTAGTGCAGATCATATTACAAATATGGCTTCTTGGTATGACATGCGTCTCAGATTTGATAACAACCAAACTATTGATAAAGTTGCTCATAGAGAAattgagaaggaaaaggaacatTGGAGGAAGGTTTTGTTCAGAATTATTTTGATTGCAAAATTCCTTGCAAAGCATAACTTAGCATTTCGTGGTACCAATAGCTAGCTGTATCAGGACAGCAATGGCAATTTTCTAGGCATGGTTGAAATGATGGCTGAATTTGATCCGGTTATGCAGGAGCATGTTCAACGCATAACAAATGATGATATCCATACACATTACCTCGGTCATGGCATCCAGAATGAGGTAATAGATTTGCTTGCTGCTTCTATCAGGTCTgaaataattagaaaaataaaGGAATCAAAATATTTCTCAGTTATCCTTGATTGTACCCCTGATATAAGCCACCAAGAACAAATGTCTTTGATCATAAGATATGTTGACACATCTTCAGATTCTATTTGCATTGAGGAATCATTCTTAGGTTTTCTGGATATTAATGATACTACAGGCCAAGGGTTATTTGATGTTTTACAAGATGAATTGAAGAATCTTGACCTTGATATAGACAATGTGAGAGGACAAGGATACGACAATGGATCAAATATGAAAGGGAAAAATATAGGGGTACAAAAGAAAGTTTTGGAGATCAATCCTCGAGCCTTTTATTCTGCTTGTGGCTGTCATAGTCTTAATTTAGCACTATGTGATATGGCAAAGAGTTGCggtaaagcaaaaaaaaaatttggaatcATACAACATATCTATACAATATTTGGTAAGTCCACTAAGAGATGGCAAATTTTAAAGATAACATATCAGGATTCACTCTCAAGCCATTGTCAACaactcgttgggagagtcgtGTTGACAGTGTTAAGGCTATAAGGTTCCAAATGCAGGATATACGAGAAGCTTTACGGGAAGTGTCAGATACTGATAATGATGCAATAATATGTAGTGAAGCTAAATCCTTGGCGACCAATGAGCTTGGTGACTTTGAATTTATAGTGGCAATAGTTATCTGGTATGAAGTATTATCTGCTATTAATTTGGCCAGTAAACAATTACAAGCAAAGGATATGCTTATTGATATTGCTATTGAGAAAGTGCAGGGGTTGATTTCATTCTTCACTAAGTATAGAGAAACTGGTTTTCCAAATGCATTAGAATCTGCAAAAGAAATTGCACATGAGATGGATGTTGAACCAACATTCCGTACCAAGCGTAAAATCAAAAGGAAACGGCAATTTGATGAGGCACCTGAAGATGAATCTATTGCTTCACAATCTACAGAGGAGTTAATTAGAATCAATTATTTTCTATCCATTGTTGATCAAGCTATTGCTTCACTTACAAAGAGATTCGAACAATACCAGGGATACGAAAAAACTTTTGGTTTTTTGTTTACTTCAAAGAAATTATGCTCCTTAGATGACAAGAGTCTGTTGTCTTCTTGTGCTCATCTTGAGGCTGCACTTAAGAGTGGTGACCATTCTGATATTGATGGCAAGGAATTACATGTGGAGTTAAAGTTCCTCCAAGATTTCATTCCAAAGGAAGACATGGGCCCTCTTGATATTCTGAAGTTTGTGAAACGGATGGACTGTTTTCCTAATGCCCTTGTTGCATACAGAATTTTGTTAACTATTCCTGTAACAGTTGCATCCGCAGAACGAAGCTTTTCCAAATTGAAGTTGCTAAAGACCTACATGCGCAGTACTATGAAACAAGAAAGGCTAAATGGATTGGCGATAATTGCGCTTGAAAATGATCTTCTAGAGAAGATTAAGTACGAAGATATAATTGAAGATTTCATTTCGAAGAATACTAGACGAATGATGTTTTTTAATGGAAGCTAAGAAGTTATTAGTAAGTAAGATTCGTCATTTAATCGTTTTGTATGAATACTTATGGTATTATGGTATTACACGAGGAAGTCTACGTGCACTTTAGCTTTttgcattttataaatataggCCTCACTTTATGTTTTGCACCagggccaaaaaaaaaaaacataggtACGGGCCTGTTTGGAAGTTGTGGTCGGCGGTATGGAATCTGTGCTCGGGTATGGCAACCCGGCATCGCCCTCGTATGCGACCTGCTCGCGCCATACCATAGCAAGAAGAAGACGACCTCGCTGGTTTCCCATGTCCTTTCGACACGCGTGTCCTGCTCTTGCTTTTCCTTATTGAGATGTGCGTGCTCTGTTTCTATCCCATGGATGCCTATAACCCGCTGCACTCTCGTTTCAATCCCTCGATCCACCGCCAAGCAGCATGCCGCCGGCGCTGACGGACGAGATCGTCGAAGAGGTCGTCGTCCTCcgtgcctccgcctccgccgggcGACCCGACGAGGCCAGCGAGTCTCGTCTAAGCGGCCCTCGTCAGCAAGCGCGGGCTCCGTATCATCTCCGACTCAGGCTTCCGCCGCAGATTCCGCAAGTTTTACGGAAAACCCCCTGCTTGCTGTTCGCCTACAACCGCGGAATGCTATCAGCTTCGGGCTTCGGCCTTGGTGTTGGAAGGGGTTGAGGTGGAAATTTAGTTCATTTTTCACTTCAACCCATACGGATTGGGAGGAAAATGATCTTTCCAGTGGTAGTACTTTGCAGGCGGATATTGCATCGTGTAAGTATAATTTTGGGTCAAAGGATGGAGGCATCAAATGGCGCGAATGCCCTCAAGCCCGGACCGTTTAGTAAAGTTCAAATTTGTACATACATCAACTTATTAATACAGCGATATGCTTCAAACATCATGTACGTATATGTACTGGCACAAATGATCAGATCTAATACTAGGTCTGATTAACAGATAAACTGATTCCAAATTTGGAtgatttccttttctatttcCTTTTGTTAACACAATTTGAAATGTATCAAAATACCCATAGGACTCAAATTGCATATTTATTTGTATTTGATGCAACAATTCCAATGGAAATTTAATTATaaattcattattttttttatttcagaatCGATTTATAAAGTTTGAAAACAAATCTGGTAAATTTGTTTTAATGTACTTCTTATTTTAAATTTAACCCTGCTATAatattgttcttttttttgtcaaagACGTGAACCATCTTGTGTGGCAGTGAAGTCGTGGTCGTGATATACGAATTGGTGCTTACCTATTTAACCAGATGTGAGTGTGCTCAGTGTTTCATGTGTCGTAGTGAGTTCCAATTCCAAAATTACttatatttcaatttttttttaaaaacattgCCCAAATTTATCTATATGTAGCATGTTGTGCGCCTGTGCATCCAGACTGAttccattgcttcttcctccgCAGCAAATGCATTTTTAAGGACAAATTGGCTATTAAGATGAAAATTGGAAATCATTTTTATGGTAAGCCATGTGAAATACATTAGACACTGCGTTCACAGTTTAGCATTATATTGCAATATACATGTATAATAGGATGGATAAAAGAAACTTCACATTGCGATATCTCCAGTTTTATGTGCACAAGATGAGTGACTAGAAAAACACGAACCGCGCAACCTCTGATGTATGGATACAAACAAGTTATAGGGCTTGGTACTTATAATTCTTTCTATATGAATGATGCCAGTAGACACTTTACAAAGGCATGAGAACATGGAGCCGAACATAATCTACCTACACACATCTTGCCTACATACAGGGCATGAACAGTGGTCCATGAACCATCTGTCCACGCAAGGCTGGTGGAAAGTGTGAGAACACTTCGGCAACTTCCTCACTGTCTCTCCGGCAACTACATCCTGGGGGAAGAGCAAACTGTTAGTATGTACTGTACAAGACAAAGTCCAACCGTAGCATGCCAtttcaagagaaaaaaaaagacagctAAATTTGTCACATACAAAATAAATGTGGATActtcatattaaaaaaaattcgacCCAAGGAGAAAGACACCCCGAAGGCATTGCTTGGAAGGTCGAGAAAAATGAATACTATACATCTGTCCATGTACTGCACTCTAAAGGAATGGATTGCGCCCCCAGCACTCTTATAATCTAAACAGAGCACCATCAAACTGTATGTTACACTTTAGAGTTAAGATAACTAGTCGAAAAAGCTGGCAACTCTTCGGAAGTAAGCCAAGCAACCATTAGGTGGACAAAGGTGATTCAACATCTGAGTTAACTATAATCAACCTACAAGGCAGAGTGATGGGCACTCCTACAGCTACAGTCCTGCTTCAACTCCCATCATCTTACTTTCAGTGATCTAATGTGTCAAATTACATGTTCCCCATGATTAATCAACTGCCAACCTCCAAAAGAAAATGACATATGCACGTCATGTTAATTTATCAAGACAAGACAAAGGCAGCTTCTAAACTATGAAATCCCCCAGACCCCCACGACATTAAGATTTTAATGCAGGTTAGTTTTCCACTAAACAAATATGTAATGTGATATTAGTACCTGGAGGCAAATAGCGCAAGACAGGTCTTCAGCAACCGATTCTTGCTTCTGATCAGTAACGACATGATGTGGTAACTTCTTTAGGGTATCTTGTGAGAGCCCATCAGATAAAACCTCTTCAAGAACATCGTACAGATCATCATTGTCTGCAATACCAACCTGTTGGAAATATCTATTGTTCATCTATAGAAATGGATGTGACCCTCTACTGTAAGCATTTGTGCGCTTTCTGTTAGTGAGGATGCCACCAGAGGTAATACAACAACTCACCTGCCAACGATATGCCATATATGCTGATGGCTCATACTGGTCTTGCACAGATCGAGCATGAAGGAGCTGCTCTATGAAATCACCCTGGAAGCGCAACAAAGAATTCTCTTAAAAGCACGCCGGCCATGAATCAACGACAATAATGGCATCGCAAAATGTAATTTTCCATTATCTGAGCTGAAAGGAACTAACAATAGCATACAAGAATTTCCTGAAACCAATGATATTTCTCGAGTTAACGCAAGACAATTATGGAGC
Above is a genomic segment from Setaria viridis chromosome 4, Setaria_viridis_v4.0, whole genome shotgun sequence containing:
- the LOC117853400 gene encoding TPD1 protein homolog 1A-like; its protein translation is MRDVVVTQDEGHRQSNGAKRFAVEVANRGGDAVSGIHLMCGYNFRTVRPVDTDVIVEVGHGNCLLIDGGSIAPGGTVSFGYTSYVRYDMTLLATTYDGGSS
- the LOC117851497 gene encoding NEP1-interacting protein-like 2, translated to MEVPPLPAAAASAEEERRSTATGSCLPRLVSGVLSGALTGLFAVAGGLTGAFTGALAGRASDSGVLRGAGLGAFAGAVLSIEVLEASRAYWSADRSSPQSTSSMGDFIEQLLHARSVQDQYEPSAYMAYRWQVGIADNDDLYDVLEEVLSDGLSQDTLKKLPHHVVTDQKQESVAEDLSCAICLQDVVAGETVRKLPKCSHTFHQPCVDRWFMDHCSCPVCRQDVCR